The window GAAGCAGAGAGTAATGCCAGACACtaccatcagaaccagagaaGTATAGGAGGGAAAAGAATTACATCATTGGGTCTTAACAGACAGGAAGAAGTCGCATTTACCAGACTGAGATTGGGTCATACAGGCCTTAACGCTAGTTTATATTTGATAGGGAAAAGTAATGGCATGTGCTCAGAATGTCAAGTGTTAGAAGATGTCGcacatgttttatttaaatgtaaaaagttTGATCAATCCAGACAGATATGGAAAAACCTTGAGGCAGAAAACGAAATTAACAATGTATTGCAGgaacaagaaatgaaagaaataagaatcaGATATTTACTTATGTATCTAAATGATACAGGTTTATTGAAAAGAATttaataatgttttatttttaattttatttctgtttatttggttttgttttagtttactttgTTGATTTGAAATGAAATGTCATAGGCTATGTCCTTATTACACACTCCTGTGAAGTAGTTCAGTAGGTGGCGGTATATGTCGAAAAGATATGACCCGCCattaaacagaagaagaagaagaagaagaagaactcaaGTTTGTCTGTCAGGCCTGCTGCTGCTTGTTATCAGCCACACCAATGACCGCAGGGAACAACAGCAAAGTAAGGAAAAACTTCTCCGGTTTGcgtaaatgtatgtatgtgtatatatatatatatttttttttttcacacagatGGTGGGTATATCTTACGGAAACGTGACCCATAGTCCTGTTTTTGCTCAACAAGTTAGCTGATTAGCACAACCAGTTCTCAAACTTTTCTTGCCCAATCTAGCTAACAAGATCTCTTTCCGATCAAGATGAGACAGTTTGAGGAATTGACGTGATTTTGACCTTGGATTTGTTTGCTATGTCTTGGTGACACCGTCTATTGTTAATATCTTTATCATTTTACACGTTTTAACTCTTGGGATTATAGAGCAATTAACAGGGTGTGTTAACCTTAGCAAGGATGTCACGAGATTCGCCCCCCTCCCAGTgttggttttgtgtgtgtgggtgtgtaggGGTAGTTGAGAAATCTCTGGAGTCATTGCTGGTCCGTCTGAATAGACGCAGATCCACAAAGGGTGATACAGCAGAACTATCTCGACTGTCAGGCTGCTGCCTCCGCATTTATCTTTTTTCACTCTGTCTGTTTTGTCTTGATATTTTCACGCATGTAGATCTGTAATCCCCTTCACACTGGGACTAGGCCGTGTGCCACAGCGGTAGCATTCACTCTAATCAATTAACTGGATTTTGAGTTAACATAATGTCAAGGCATGGTTTTGCTCTagtctcctctcctctttcaaGCAGATCTGTGGGCCAGTAATGCATTGAAAAGGCAGCAATGGAGACCACAGACCATACCACTGAGGGCGACCCCCTCAAGAGTGGAGACGAGGGGGTAGAAACTCTGACAGCACCGTCAGCAACAGAACTGAAGAAGAAGTCTTGTAATGAAGGCTTGGGTTTTGCCAAACTGACCCACTGGAGAACCGCAGTCTTCTTTCTGTCCGTGTTCCTGTGCCTCATTGTAGTGTTTGCCTTCTCTTTCATCATCCCCTGTCCTGTAAGACCACAGTATCTTGTTACCTGGAACAAGACTTtctctgaagcaggtgtgtATCCATGTGTGCGCTTTTCACCTCTTGTGAGAATCCAAACTGTGAGACTAACTACCACCTTCTCATTTCCTCTGCGCAGCAACCTATAACTTCCTTGCAGTTGAGCATGCAAGCGATGACAAGGTGAGGGATGTCCTGTTTGTCCTCGAAAACACAATGGGCACGCAGAACAAATCATGTGCTGACCAAGGTATAAAGCGTTTGTCatcttcatgaaatgaaaaagactCGAGTTTGACTGGCTACGAAGTGACTGTGCTGTTCAGGTGTAATTCAGATGAACACCGTGTGTTTTCCAGGTCTGTCGTCACCATGTGTGATTATGGTAGCAGTGGATGGCACAGATGGAGAGACTCTGTGGGAGAGGCCGCTGGATCCCAAGTTTTACTGGGCCCAGTGTGGGATGGACAAGGACACGGAGAGAGCCTGGCACTGTCTGCTGTCCCACGCTGACAACATCACAGCCATTGACAAATACACGGGTTAGTGACTCATTGCCCGTCTCCTTGTTGTGTATTATATACGTATTCATAAAAGATGAGAAAGTTTTATCTTAACAAATGGAGAAGCAGTTGAGCACTGTAAATTGTGTAAAGAACCACGGAATCAAGGAATAAGAAGGCTGTGTTTTATAAATCCTGTCAAACCGAATAAAAAGCTGTTGGTTGATGTGTTTGATGTCAGGTGATGTGGTTTGGCAGCAACCGAAGCCTAACGTTCTGCAGAGCTCGTTGCCTGTGCTTAGCGTCCCAGATCTGGATGGGGACAAGGTCAGGGATGTGGTTCTGGTGGCATCTAacaacacacaggtgagctccAGTAATTTCATTCCTTGAGTTTGTAAAAAGATTTATTTCCTGCCTTGCTTTTTTCAATCTTGTAGTGCAACTAATGTATGCTGTATGTTACGACTCTTAATTGTTAGATAATCGAGTATTTTTGCTCCGCCCCTGGTTATACTGTATACAAATGATGGGAAGTGGCAGTGAAATCATCTTTCTGTCGAAGCAAATCAGAATCCATTAAAAACAATATCGGCGTCGCTGATGTCATCTGCAGACTCAGCTGGTGTTGCTCTCAGGGCGGACGGGTGTCCAGATTGGCTCCACTGTGATTCTTGATTCAATGGAGACGAGCGGCCATCTTCTCCATCGCACTAAAGAGGGTTCGTACTACATACTTCTGCAAAAAGGTACGTGTCTGAAATAAGTTGTTAcagtaaagagaaaataaaaaaataaaaataaaaaaaagtgctgcAGATGTGCAGTTAAACATGTGAAGTGGAAGATTTACAATCACAGCACAGGGACAGGTCCTCCAAAGCCAATTGCATCCATATCCCTGAAAACATGGCGTCTTCCTCGCCCCAAAAGTATGCAGCCTTCCGGTTCAGCCAAGACATGATATTGGGATTATGGTGTGTACGTAATGCAAATAAGTTCAGCGCACCTTTTTTTTTGGCCAAAGTAGTCAGACAAAGATGTTTACGTGGCATTGTCTTATTCAAAGTGAGGCCATAGCCACTTATTTATTGTGCCAGCTTTGGTTTTGGTTACCCAGGGCTGATACCACCAGTACGGAAAACTGCGTATGTGTACACTTGGATATTTGACATCCGGTGGCAGTAGTGAATAAGTGTGAACTCACTCACAGACACTGGCGTGTATGGACTGGCACTGTGGAAGATTGCTGCCGAGGCCAAAGCCGGGATGAACGCGGGCCTCAAGACTGACAAAAACCTGGAGAAAAACGCCAGCGCTGAAACTGGCCTCGTCCCCATCTACGAGTAAGAAGCAGCCTTCACTGACCCCCTCCGTTATCACTCGCAGCATTTCAGCTTGCCGTCACTGCGGCTTTAGCCGGAGCCTTTTGAGGCTATACGCAAACATTTGTTCTTACTCCATAGGTCTGAGGCAGCGAGTGTGTTGAGAACCAAAGAAACGGACGATTCGTCCGACCTGCTGCTTGTGACTGGGACAGGGGTGGCGTTGGTTGATGGAAAAAAGTTGCAGCTTCGGTGGAGAGTCAACACCAGCTCAGTCCTCAGGTAACTTGGTCCGTTTTTAAAGTCTTTCACATGCTCAATTGCAGATATTAGAAGAATGAATGTGTGCACTGGTGTGTTGCCTCTTCGCTGGTTGCACTATTTAGTCGGACGAGAAGTTTGCATCACCTTGTGGCAGCTGTTGCAGTGAAAGGAAGGTTTGCTGTTGAGGCCATCCCCGACAGGGAAGGGGCACAAGCTGATAAACACAAGCTCAATCTGAAAGGATTTTAACTTGGTTGGTTTTATTTCAAAAGCTCCAAAACATTCTGCTCGGGTTTCTAAAATGTAAATATTCGTGGCTTTTCTTGATATTTATCTGAAATATagttttaggtcgttttaaaggtttcagacacaaaatgattaattgggggggaaaaaaacagtaaatTTGTTGCTCTAAAATTAATATAAAACTGTACATCATGTTAATATATAACGACTTGTAATAACAGTTGTGGAGAATGAGTTTGTTGCTATGATGCCAgcctctcttttctctttccaTACGTCCTAATGACTCAGTTAGGTGATTATTTATGATTCATGTTGATCATCAATCCTGTAAAAGCCTTGGGAGTACACAGTAAATATAACAGTCATACTATTTCCTCCATTATTCTTTCAGCCAGCCGTCTTTTGGCTACTTTAACAATGATGATGTCATTGATGTTGTGGTCGAGGAGGACGTAGGCAACAACACAAAGAGGGTAAGTACACTTTCTGTGCCTCATACGCTGAGGAATTGAGACCGCGCATTAACAGTACCGCTGTCTGTCGTCAACGTAGATACTCATCCTGGATGGGAAGTCTGGTGGCGAGCTGTGGGATGTCAACCTTTTGGCTGCTGCCAACTCCCCGAGACCCGCCTCAGTACACACCTCCAACTACTTCTCGGTCTTCATGTTTTGGGGCTCGATGCGTTCAGAATCCAATTCATCCGTAAGCACACTGCTTTCATCATGATGCATTCAACTGTTTGGTTACTCAGAGATTCACAAAcaaaacatgttgttttttttttggcttctcGAACGTTTCTTTTTTCAGGAATTGTTAACCAACGATCGGCGCGCTTACATGCTGCATCCTCTCCATTCTAAAGTTCTCCTCGAGTCCCCCAACGTGATGGACCACATTGTAACATTCAGAGGTGCTCTTTGCTCTTGTATTTTAACGCCTTTCTGATTTAAATGGCAACATGCTACCTACTGATTCGAGGTGCGGTGAAACGCACCTCTCAGGTATTTTGGTGaccgtgtttgtgtgttttttaaaaaaattttttttttttttatcttagccACACTCATGGAGCGCGGACGCCACGCTGCCTACCTCCTGCTGATGGGTCCTGAAGAGGACGGAGCTGAAGGCACTGTGGTCCTCAGCAAGCATAAGCTGAAGCAGGACGTCCCTTTTTGCAAAATACTCCGTATCGGCGCTGGCGGGGTTTCAGAAACCAATGATGACATCCTAGAGGCCTTCAATCGACTCCGCTTCAGCTGAAAACCCATCTGTAACTTCTGTGCTTcctcagtttagttttttttttttgtctttggacTTTAAAACCAAAGTTTGAACACTAGTTATCACTTTCCAACTGCTCACCACCAAAGAAAATCCTTCATATCTAGAAGAATTGAGCTGTCGACTTTATTTGACAGGGCTCTTCCGTTAATCTTTTCTGGCCAAAGTGGGCATTGCCCGATTTTTAGACTTGACCGCACGTATGCTGTCAGAAGTTTAAGAAGCTGCCGTTCGCTGTCAATCTCTCCAGACAGATTGCTTGTCTCCTGCTGAAAAACCCATAGAGCCTGCCTCGCTGTTTCGTTTCTTGCACTTTTTCGGTATCGGTGCAATGCTCTCTGAATGTTTAGAGGCTGGGTTATTATTAGATCTATGCAACAGCGTGCCACACTGTGCTTTAAAGGTAGCGGGCGCATGCTACTGCAGGGGTTAGTTCATGAGTATTTGAAATGACTATCGCCTTAAAGAAATTGTTCCACAGTGATGGGGCGAGTTCAGTTGGGGAACAATTGCTGAAACGGATGTAAACGTATAAAAGCAGTCAAAGGTTTGACTGGGATCATCTATACATACTGAAACTTGAAATGCAACAGAACCCCACAAAGTGTACACTGAAAGTGATTGTTGTTATGTATGAGCTGTGTTAAAGTGTTTAGATGTCAGTGATGCTGTTGCCAACAATCGAGACAAATGTTGGTTACTTCCTTCCTTCAAGATGCTGTAACTGGTGCAGCCAGTTTCCAGGACATGGGTCAGGCCTCGTCATGGAGTAAACGAAATCTTCAAGAGGAGATGTTGAAGAACTTTACCGGAGTCTGAAAGGTTCTTGAGTCATTGCTGTTGGTTTTACAGCTTTTTGTAAAGCTTCTCTCCCTTCagtggtttttttttattcggtACATGGGTGAAAaggagtttttttgtttttgttttgttttgttttttttgtttaacattaatatatTGATCCTGTAGAGCAGGCCTATATTGTAGCTGATATTTCTCTGAGTTGTGATGAACTGTTTGAATGTGGACAAATAAACCTTTTTAATATAACGACTTTTGTTTAGTTTCAACATTTAATGTCAAACGCACAAAAAAAATACTGCAATTGCTCCCAATTGTCCCAAACGATAAAGGCCAAATGAAAAAACGGGTGTTTTGCCGCCATCTTGTGCatgaacttaaagggatagttcgcctcttttgacatgaagctgtatgacatcccatattagcaacatcatttatgaacattgacttaccccctgctgcgtcctgtgagccgagttccagctgagttttggagttgatgaaggtagtccggctagttggctggggac of the Odontesthes bonariensis isolate fOdoBon6 chromosome 23, fOdoBon6.hap1, whole genome shotgun sequence genome contains:
- the fam234a gene encoding protein FAM234A, whose translation is METTDHTTEGDPLKSGDEGVETLTAPSATELKKKSCNEGLGFAKLTHWRTAVFFLSVFLCLIVVFAFSFIIPCPVRPQYLVTWNKTFSEAATYNFLAVEHASDDKVRDVLFVLENTMGTQNKSCADQGLSSPCVIMVAVDGTDGETLWERPLDPKFYWAQCGMDKDTERAWHCLLSHADNITAIDKYTGDVVWQQPKPNVLQSSLPVLSVPDLDGDKVRDVVLVASNNTQTQLVLLSGRTGVQIGSTVILDSMETSGHLLHRTKEGSYYILLQKDTGVYGLALWKIAAEAKAGMNAGLKTDKNLEKNASAETGLVPIYESEAASVLRTKETDDSSDLLLVTGTGVALVDGKKLQLRWRVNTSSVLSQPSFGYFNNDDVIDVVVEEDVGNNTKRILILDGKSGGELWDVNLLAAANSPRPASVHTSNYFSVFMFWGSMRSESNSSELLTNDRRAYMLHPLHSKVLLESPNVMDHIVTFRATLMERGRHAAYLLLMGPEEDGAEGTVVLSKHKLKQDVPFCKILRIGAGGVSETNDDILEAFNRLRFS